The Halorhabdus rudnickae DNA segment CGAGAAGATGTTTTCCCGCTACCAGCACTGGATCGAGGGCTTAGAGTGGGACTGGTGTATCTCCCGCCAGCGCGACTCGGGCATCCCAATCCCGGTGTGGTACTGCGAGGACTGTGGCGAGGCGATCTTCGCCGACCGTGATGATCTGCCGGTCGATCCCCTCAGCGACGACCCGCCCGTCGAGACGTGTCCCGAGTGCGGTGGCGACTCGTTCACCCCCGAGGAGGACGTCTTCGACACCTGGGCGACCTCGTCGCTGACCCCGCTCATCAATTCAGGCTGGGACTGGGACGATGACGCCCAGGCGTTCACCTTCGACAACCCGGAACTGTACCCGGTGAATCTCCGGCCCCAGGGCCACGACATCATCTCCTTTTGGCTGTTCCACACGATCGTGAAGTGCTACGAGCATACCGGAGAGGTGCCCTTCGAGTCGGTGATGGTCAACGGGATGGTGCTCGACGAGAACCGCGAGGCCATGTCCAAATCGAAGGGCAACGTGGTCTCGCCCGCGGAAGTGCTTGAAGAGTTCCCGGTTGATGCCGCTCGCTACTGGGCCGCCGGGACCTCCATCGGCGACGACTTCCCGTTCAAGGAGAACGATCTGGAAGCCGGCGAGCGCTTACTCCAGAAGCTCTGGAACGCCTCGAAGCTCGTCGATCAACTCGCCCCCGAAACGGATCCCGACGAACCGGACGAACTGGCGGCGATCGACCGCTGGCTGCTGGCGAGACTGGACGAGGCCGTCGAGAGCCTCACCGAGAAGCTCGCGGACTACGAGTTCTCGAAGGCCCGAGACGAACTCAGGACGTTCTTCTGGTCGACATTCTGTGACGACTACCTCGAAATCGCAAAACAGCGCGGGGACGATTCGGCCGCGTACACCCTGACGGTCGCCCATCGCACGTTCCTGAAGCTGTTCGCTCCCTTCCTGCCCCACGTCACCGAGGAGATCTGGCAGGCCCGCTACGCCGATAGAACGACGAGTTCGATCCACACGACCGATTGGCCCGAACCGCGGGGCTACGAGGCCGACATCGCGGCCGGCGAGCAAGCGATGGCCGTCATCGGGGCGCTGCGCCGGTACAAAACCGAGCAGGGCCTCGCGCTGAACGCCGATCTCGACCGCGTGGAGGTCTTCGCCGACGTGACTGGCTTCGAGGAAGCCATCAGCGGAGCGATGCACGTCGAGGAACTGACCGTCAGCGACGAGTCCCCCGAGATCGGCACGGAGATCGCCGACATCGATCTCGATTACGCGACGATCGGCCCCAAGTACGGCGATCAGGTCGGCGACATCGAGGCGGCGATCGGCCAGGGCGACTACGAGATCGACGGCGACCAGTTACACGCCGGCGACATCACCCTCGAGGACGATGCCTTCGAGGTCCGCGAAGAACACACCTACGCCGGCGAGGGTGAACTGATCGAGACCGAGGGCGATCTGGCCGTCGTCGTAAGGGATTGAAACGATAGTATTCGATCGCAGTTGTAGTGAAACAACCGTTCAATAGGACTGCGTATCGAACATTGACGGGTCGTGCCAACTGGTGATGCCCGAAACGTTTTGCATCCTGGCAAAGTACGAGTAGCTATGGCACAAGCCGACTCGGGCGACGCGGATTCTCCTGATCGAGAGATCCGCTTACTGAAGAATCCGAACGGGCAATGGACGGCCCGTGATCTTCGCGTCGGAGTAACTGCTCAGGGAGAGAGCCGAGCTGTCGCACTTGACAACCTTGACGCCGTTGTCGAGGCAGTAGAAGGCAGCGGAGGCCATCCTCCGACCGACGACGAAATTCGTGATCTGGGTGTCGATCCCGAAGTCGCCCGATCCCAGGACGACGAACTCCCCGATGTCTTGCAGTAGCGATGGTGACGGGAGATTTTTCCGGCGAAGACATATACAAAGTACTTGTCAATGTTGGTGGCTTTCGGCACGTGCGTACGACTGGTGACCATCTGATTCTACGATGGAAGCCACCGGAAAGCCACGAGAATACAGACCCCCGCGTTGTGACCGTTCCAGCCCACGACTCGATCAGTATTGGCACACTCCACGATATCGCCGATGATGCCGGTGCAGCGGATTTCGAAGCGTTCTGCGAATGGATTGATGCCCATCGATAACTCACTCTCGCCGTGTGCCTCGAAATGAGTCCGATGCAAACGAGCACCGTCGCGATGGTTTCGGGCGGGCTGGCGGTCTTTGGCCTGGTGACGCTCCTGGTCGGCGTCAAACACGGCGAGTACCGCGCCGGACAGTGATTACGCGTTCCGTCCGTTTCGTTCCCGCATCTGGATGCGGCGAGTGAGGAGCGCAAGCACCGTCGCGAGGATGGTCAGTCCGACCGCGGCGACGGCCGCGAGATCGTGTGCGGCGACGGTGTGATCGAACACCCCGTTCACGTAGGGCTCGGCCCGGAGCCAGGTGTGATGTGGTCCCTCAAGCACTGGCCAGAAGTAATCGACCAGATCGTTCAGACCGTACCAGCCGACAGCGATGGTAATCGCCGGCAGTGAGAAGGTGGCGTAGCGGTGGATCAGGAACGCTTCGAGGCCCATCGCCAGGTGGCTGGTGATCAGGAAGACGTACAGCCAGGTGGCGATCCCCTCGGGACCGTTGAGAAACAGTTGCACGAACGGCGTCCAGAACCCGAGTTTGATACAGCCAAAGAAGGCGAGGACGTGCAGCCAGTTCGCCCGCACGTCGAGTCGCCAGGCGATCAGCGAGAGCCCGATCAACAGCGTCGCCACCGGGCTGTCGGGGATCAGCGGCCAGGCGGCGGGCGGTGCGGCACCGAGTTGTCCCTCGACCAACGGCGACGCGACGTTCAACGGTCGTCCGGCGTAGTACCAGAACCCGAAGAGTGTACCGAGGAGATTGAGCAGGGCGATCGGCCAGGCGAGCCGCAGGCCGAGGTCCTCGAGCCAGTCGGGAAGTGGCCCAACGAAGGGTGGACGGCCGCTTGTGGCGGGCAATTCCACGTCGAAGTATCGTGCGACAACCCCTTCGAGACGACGACCGACGCCAGCGCCTGCCATGGGCGAGACGACGACTGCTACTGTCTAAAGAATGTGGATCGACGGTAGTCGAATCGACGGGCCGTCCAGTCAATCACGCGCGCCACTCGTGGCCACAGTCTTCACAGGCGAAGTATCGCCAGTCGGTGCCGCCGGGGACCCGCTCGGTCCCGACGTGTTCACGATCGTCGCTTCCACATTCTGGACAGGCCGTGAGGGGAGAGGCACTCGCTGCCATATGTGACCCTCCGACCACGTGACACAAAGAACTTGCAGAAGAGGCAAGACCATGAGGGTTTCTCGACGCTACCGTGAGTAGTGAAAGCACGACCCGCGGAGAGTCGATCACTCCATCGACAGCGTGATCTCGCCTTCGAAGTTGAGGATGACTTTCTGAGTGACGTCCCCGAACAGCGCCTTGCCCGTCGGCGAGCGCCGCTGGCCGACGAGAAAGACGTGATCACAGTCGTTCTCGCGGGCGACCTCGAGGATTGCGTCGGCCCGCTCGTCGTCGTCGACGACGCGCAACAGGACGTCAGTCGACATCTCCATCCCATCAGTCGCCTCGGCTGCGGCCTTCTGGGCGTCGTTCTTGAGACCGTCCCGGATGTCGTCGTCGCCGTAACTGGTGTGTTCGACGTTGCCGATCGTTTCCATCGTGTCTGCGACTTCCTCGTACTCGTCAGGCGAAGCGAGGCGCAAGACGAGCAGGTCCGAATCACGGCACATGCTGAAGTTGGCCGCAGTCTCGAGCAGGTCGGCTTCCTTGTCGTTGCCGGTCATGACGACGGCCAGTGACGATGCCATATTCCTTCGATCCGACTGTGACGGTAATCAAAGTAGCGATCAGTGCACTCGCTGCCAACAGACGTCAGTATAGCCCGCTCTTCGGGACGAAAACCGGACGGACAGCAGACGGTGTCCGGACTCGATCCCAGACCGGATACGAGAGAGACACTCCGTCGAAGACCGCCGAGATGCTCCATCGAAGCCCGACTCCGACAGGGCCGATCTCAGGCACCGCCGCGAAACCGACCGACGGGTGGCCTCAGTCACCCGGTCTCTTCCGGCTCCCAAACTTTGATTGGGACTTCCCGGGCACGGATCGTATGGACAGGCCCTCCAGACGGTCGATACTCGCGAGTCTCGGCGCAGTACTCACCGGATTCGCCGGCTGTTCGAACGCCGACACCCCGACCACGATCAGTGACGCGACCACGACGACAGAACCGACCGCCAGACCGACGACCCCGGGCGATGTGAGCACTACAGGAGAGACGACGAAATCGAGCAGGGACCTGCCGACGACCGGACAGCCGGGCGATGTCGAGGCCTTCGACGAGGTACTCCCCGCGTTGCTGAAGCAGTGGGAGATCCCCGGAGCGACGGTGGCCGTGATGGACGACGAACGGCTCGCATTTACCCGCGGGTACGGGACCGTCGGCCCTGACAGCGACGAACCGGTCCGACCGAATGCGTACTTTCGGATCGGGAGCCTCTCGAAACCGATCACCGCCGTCGCGACCCTCGACCTCGTCGAGAAGGGGAAACTGGCGCTCTCCGATCGGGCTTTCGAGATTCGCTCCGATCTGCTCCCCGAGGAAGGGCCGGCCGACCCCCGCGTCGAGGAGATCACGGTTCGACAGCTCCTCTCCCATACGGCCGGGTGGAGCAACGCGACCGTTGGGTTCGATCCGGTCTTCGCGCCGATCCAGGTGGCCGAAGCACAGGGGTCAAAAGCGCCGGCCAGCGCCGAAGTCACGGTCGAATTCATGCTGACTCAGGACCTCGGGTACGATCCCGGGACGGACTTCCAGTACGCCAACGTCGGCTACTGCGTCCTGGGGCGGATCATCGAGGGTGTCACCGGCGAGGACTACGAGACGCACGTCCGTGAGGCCGTATTGGAGCCCCTCGGTGCAGACGAGTTGGCGATCGGCGCGACCCGAAAGGAGAACCTCCGAAAGGGGGAAGTCCGCTACCTGAGTCACGCCACGGTCCAGTCACCGTTCCCTGGCGAGGGGGCGGTCCCGCGCCCGTACGGCGCCGGCGTTCTCGGGGAAGCCTTAGACGCCGACGGCGGCTGGGTCGGGTCGGCCCCCGACCTGTTGCGGTTCGTGCGTGGCGTCGACGGGCTCGATGGGGCCCCGGACATCCTCGAGGCGGAGACGAGAGAGACCATGCTCGCCCGCCCCGACGTGAGTCACTGGGAGGGGACCGACCAGTACTACGGGCTCGGCTGGTTCGTCGACCGCCCCGGAGACGGAACGGTACTGTGGCACAATGGGTCGTTACCCGGCAGCTACGCTTTCCTGGCACACGATCGAAACGAATCGCTGACGCTTCTGGCCCTGTTCAACGGGCGATCCCCGGACCAGGTGTTCGGACAGTTCAACGTCGCCGCCCAGCGAACGCTTCTCCGAGCCATGGGGGAAGTCGACAGCTGGCCCGATCGGGACCGCTTCGACGGAGCCGTCTGAAGTCGTGCCGACAAGCGGGTCCGAGCGCGTCGCTCACCGGCTTCTCAGCGGCGATCAACGTCCGAACGGAGCGGTATCCGAAGAGTATTAAACTACAGCGGCTGAACTTTTTCTTCGTGGAAAAGACGGAGACGACGGATAGCATCACGGAAGGGGCACTCGTGCGCCCGATGCTGGCCATTGCGTGGCCGCTGGTGGTCTTTCAACTGCTGAACGTCGCGTACAACGTGACTGATACCATCTGGCTCGGCCATTATTCGGCCGACGCGGTCGGCGCGCTGAGCATCGCCTGGCCCCTGATATTCCTGTTTATCTCGATCGCCGGCGGGTTCAACTCCGCGGGGGCGATCCTGGTCGCCCAGTACACCGGCGCCGACAGCGAGGGCTCGGCAGGGAGGGTGACTGGTAACCAGTTCATCTTCGTCGTCGGGATGGCGGTCGTGCTGGGGGTCGTGGGATATCTCCTCTCGGATCAGTTGCTCGCACTGCTGCCCTCCAGCCCGGACACGGCCGCACGGATCATCCCGATGGCCAACGACTACATGGAGGTCTTCTATCTGGGCTTGCCGTTTCTGTTCGCATTCTTCGTCTTCTCGACGGTCATGCGCGGGTACGGCGACACGCGGACACCGATGTACGTCATGGCCGGTAGCGTGGGGCTAAACGTGATTATCGACCCGATCCTCATCTTTGGATTCGCCGGCAATCCGCTGTTCGCCCTGCCTGGTCTCGACGCGATCGGGGCGACTCTCGCCGAGCTGACGTCGTTCAGCGGTCTCGGGATCGAAGGAGCCGCCATCGCGACGGTCTCGACGCGCGGATTGGGTGCTGTCGTCGGAATCGGTCTCCTGTTCTTCCGCGGGTTCGGACCGGACGTCCGGCTTGAACACCTCCGCCCGGACCTGGACGTCATCCGTGACCTCGTCGACCTGGGACTACCGACGACGGCCGAGCAGTCTGCCGCCGCACTCGGCATGATCACGATGACGGCAATGGTGTCGATGTTCTCGCCTGCCGTCGTCGCGGCCTACGGACTGACCAACCGGATCGGAACGATCGTATTCCTCCCGTCGATGGGGCTGGGACGGGCGACCAACACGATGGTCGGCCAGAACCTTGGGGCCGAAAAGCCAGACCGGGCCGAACGGGCGACCTGGCTTGCCGCGAAGGTCGCTGTTGGCATCCTGTTGATCGCGGCGGTCGTCGCGTTCGTCTTCCCGAAACCCATCGTCGGCGTGTTCCTCTCGACGGGGACCGAAGATGCGGCCATCACGTTGGCCTTTGCGGCGACGTACCTCCAGGTTCGGGCCTTCGAATTTGGCTTCATGGGCCTGTTCCAGGTCATGCTTGGAGCCTTCCGCGGGGCGGGTAACACCCGTATTGCGATGGTGCTCTCGATCATCGCGCTGTGGCTCGGTCGCGTCCCGCTGGTGTACCTGCTGGCGGTCGATCCGGGGCCGCTTGGCCCGCTCGGGATCTGGATCGGCTTCGCAGCCGGTGACATCCTCGGCGGGATCGTCGCGACGCTGTGGTTCACCCGCGGCACCTGGAAGGAGGCCGTCATCGGCGAGACGGATGGGACTGGCGGAGAGCCGCTCACCGAGGACGGTCCGAGGCCAGCCCCCGATTGACGTGCTTCCGGACATCGATCTCGACATCCCGGTCCGAACGTCCGAGACCAATCTGAACGGTGCATCCGCCACAGCGTCACCGAAAACGAGTCCAGTCGGTCATTCCAGTCGACCGTCAGCGGAGCGTGACATTAATCTCGGTTGGGTCGTAGGATATGCCCATGGGAACGAGTAACCAGGTCGGACCGGGGGTCCCGGAACACGCGGACCCGGCCACTGACGACCGCGCGGACTACGATTACGTCTCCGAGGAGGTCCAGCGGCCGGGGCTGGTCGCCGACCTCCGCGATCGTATCGCGGGGGACGTCCGTTTCGACGAGTACTCCCGAGAGCTATACGCCACGGACGCCAGTGCCTACGAGGTGTTGCCGATCGGCGTTGTCTTCCCGAAGTCGACCGAGGACGTGGCAAACGTCGTCAAATACTGCGCCGAGCGGGAGATCCCGGTCCTGCCCCGGGGTGGAGGGACCAGCCTCGCGGGCCAGACAGTCAACGAGGCCGTCGTCCTGGATTTCAGCCGCTACATGGACAGCGTCCTCGAGACGGACCCCGAAGACGCCCGGGCTCGGGTCCAGGCCGGGACGTACATCGGCGACATGAACGCGGCGTTCGCCGAGCACGACCTCAAGTTCGCCCCGGATCCCGCCTACGGCGACAAGAGCGCCGTCGCTGGCGCGATCGGCAACAATTCGACTGGTTCGCACTCGCTGAAGTACGGCAAGACCGACGCCTACGTCGAGTCCTGCGAAGTCGTCCTTGCCGACGGGACCGTCACGGAGTTCGGCGAAGTCACCCTCGATGAGCTTGAGGACCGCGCGGATCCCCAGGGCGACCTCGAAGCCCAAATCTACGCCGAAGTCGCCCGAATCGTCGAGGAAGAGGCCGAGACGGTCGAGGAGCGCTTTCCGGATCTGAAACGGAACGTCTCGGGATACAACCTGGACCGACTGATCGACGAAGCCGAAGACGGGACGGTCAACCTCGCCCGCCTGTTGGCCGGCAGCGAGGGGACTCTCGCGGTGATCACCGAGGCCGAGGTCTCCCTGGAACCGGTCCCCGAGACGAAGTCTATCGCCCTGCTGGCCTACGAGGATCTCATCGACGCGATGGAGGACGTCTCGATCATCCTCGAACACGATCCCTCGGCGCTTGAGGTGCTCGACGACACACTGCTGGAACTCGCCGGCAAGACCGAAGAGTTCGGTCCTCTCGTTGCGGAGATGGTGCCCGAGGGCACCGGCGCGATGCTCTTAGTCGAGTTCTACGCCGACAGCGACGAGGAAGGTAGACAGAAAGTCGCCGACCTGATCGCCGACCGACTGCCAGACGGCAATAGCGAACTCGAACCCACTGACGGTGCCAGTGAGATCACGGACGAACCACACTACGCCTTCGCCGCCCAGGAGGCCCACGCTGACGACGAACGAAAGCGATTCTGGAAGCTCCGCAAGAGTGGGAACCCGATCCTGCTGGGTCGGACGACCGACGAGAAACACATCAGCTTCATCGAGGACACCGCCGTCCCACCGGAGAACCTCCCCGAGTACGTCGCGGACTTCCAGGACCTCCTGGAGGACGTCGGGACGTTCGCAGCCTTCTACGCGCACGCCGGCCCAGGGTGTCTGCACATCCGGCCGCTGGTCAACACGAAGACCACAGAGGGCATCGAGCAGTTCGAGGCGATCGCCAAGGGAGCGACCGACCTCGTCGTCGAGTACGGCGGCAGCGTCTCCGGCGAGCACGGCGACGGCCGCGCCCGGTCGCAGTTCAACCGCAAGCTCTACGGCGATGATCTCTGGGAGACCTTCGAGGAGTTGAAGACTGCCTTCGACCCCGACTGGTTGCTCAACCCGGGCAACATCTGTGGCGACCACGACATGACCGAGAACCTCCGGTTCAGTCCGGAGTACGACTTCGACCTCGGGTTCGAGCCCACGCTCAACTGGGACAACGACAACGGTATACAGGGCATGGTCGAACTCTGTCACGGCTGTGGTGGGTGTCGCGGTCCCCAGGACACCACCGGCGGCGTGATGTGTCCGACCTTCCGAGCGAGCGAAGAGGAAATCACCTCGACGCGTGGGCGGGCGAACATGCTTCGCCAGTCCATGAGTGGTGACCTCCCGGACGACGTCACCGACGAAGAGTTCGTCACCGAGGTTCTTGACCTCTGTATCGGCTGTAAAGGCTGTGCGAAGGACTGTCCCAGCGAGGTGGACATGGCCAAACTCAAAGCCGAAGTCGTCCACCAGCACCACCAGGAACACGGTTCGAGCCTCCGGGACAAACTCTTCGCAAACGTCGACCGACTGTTCCCGCTCGGGAGTGCACTCGCCCCCGTCTCGAACTGGGCCCAGCGACTGCCCGGGACCGGGATTATCCAGGAGAAAGTGCTCGGGATCGCTCGCGAACGGGAGTTCCCCACCTTCTACCGGGAAACGTTCGTCGACTGGTTCGCGGAACGCGGTCCGCAAGTGCCCGAAGCGGAAGCCGACCGGAAGGTCTTGCTGTTCCCGGACTCCTTCTCGAATTACAACCGGCCACAGGCGGGTAAGGCCGCCGTCGAAGTGTTGGAGGCGGCCGGCGTCCACGTCGAGGTGCCTGCCGAGGTGACCGACAGCGGCCGGGCGGCCCACTCGAAGGGCTTTCTCGACAAGGCGAAAGACCACGCCCGCGAGAACGTCGACGCCCTCGCGCCACGCGTGGCCGACGGCTGGGATGTCGTCAGCGTCGAGCCCTCTGTCGCAGTGATGTTCCAACTGGACTACCTCGACCTACTCGCGGGTGGGGACGTCGAGGCAGTCGCCAAGAACAGCTACGGCGTCTTCGAGTACCTCGAGACG contains these protein-coding regions:
- a CDS encoding serine hydrolase domain-containing protein, which translates into the protein MDRPSRRSILASLGAVLTGFAGCSNADTPTTISDATTTTEPTARPTTPGDVSTTGETTKSSRDLPTTGQPGDVEAFDEVLPALLKQWEIPGATVAVMDDERLAFTRGYGTVGPDSDEPVRPNAYFRIGSLSKPITAVATLDLVEKGKLALSDRAFEIRSDLLPEEGPADPRVEEITVRQLLSHTAGWSNATVGFDPVFAPIQVAEAQGSKAPASAEVTVEFMLTQDLGYDPGTDFQYANVGYCVLGRIIEGVTGEDYETHVREAVLEPLGADELAIGATRKENLRKGEVRYLSHATVQSPFPGEGAVPRPYGAGVLGEALDADGGWVGSAPDLLRFVRGVDGLDGAPDILEAETRETMLARPDVSHWEGTDQYYGLGWFVDRPGDGTVLWHNGSLPGSYAFLAHDRNESLTLLALFNGRSPDQVFGQFNVAAQRTLLRAMGEVDSWPDRDRFDGAV
- a CDS encoding FAD-binding and (Fe-S)-binding domain-containing protein; translation: MGTSNQVGPGVPEHADPATDDRADYDYVSEEVQRPGLVADLRDRIAGDVRFDEYSRELYATDASAYEVLPIGVVFPKSTEDVANVVKYCAEREIPVLPRGGGTSLAGQTVNEAVVLDFSRYMDSVLETDPEDARARVQAGTYIGDMNAAFAEHDLKFAPDPAYGDKSAVAGAIGNNSTGSHSLKYGKTDAYVESCEVVLADGTVTEFGEVTLDELEDRADPQGDLEAQIYAEVARIVEEEAETVEERFPDLKRNVSGYNLDRLIDEAEDGTVNLARLLAGSEGTLAVITEAEVSLEPVPETKSIALLAYEDLIDAMEDVSIILEHDPSALEVLDDTLLELAGKTEEFGPLVAEMVPEGTGAMLLVEFYADSDEEGRQKVADLIADRLPDGNSELEPTDGASEITDEPHYAFAAQEAHADDERKRFWKLRKSGNPILLGRTTDEKHISFIEDTAVPPENLPEYVADFQDLLEDVGTFAAFYAHAGPGCLHIRPLVNTKTTEGIEQFEAIAKGATDLVVEYGGSVSGEHGDGRARSQFNRKLYGDDLWETFEELKTAFDPDWLLNPGNICGDHDMTENLRFSPEYDFDLGFEPTLNWDNDNGIQGMVELCHGCGGCRGPQDTTGGVMCPTFRASEEEITSTRGRANMLRQSMSGDLPDDVTDEEFVTEVLDLCIGCKGCAKDCPSEVDMAKLKAEVVHQHHQEHGSSLRDKLFANVDRLFPLGSALAPVSNWAQRLPGTGIIQEKVLGIAREREFPTFYRETFVDWFAERGPQVPEAEADRKVLLFPDSFSNYNRPQAGKAAVEVLEAAGVHVEVPAEVTDSGRAAHSKGFLDKAKDHARENVDALAPRVADGWDVVSVEPSVAVMFQLDYLDLLAGGDVEAVAKNSYGVFEYLETEGLVEKLPVEAGSESLTYHGHCQQKAVKKDHHTSSVLDRVGFDVDHLDSGCCGMAGSFGYEAEHYSLSQAVAGVLFDQIEDSHGERVIAPGASCRHQIGEGEVANDDPPHPIEVLAEGIGR
- a CDS encoding type II toxin-antitoxin system HicA family toxin; protein product: MVTGDFSGEDIYKVLVNVGGFRHVRTTGDHLILRWKPPESHENTDPRVVTVPAHDSISIGTLHDIADDAGAADFEAFCEWIDAHR
- a CDS encoding type II toxin-antitoxin system HicB family antitoxin, which gives rise to MAQADSGDADSPDREIRLLKNPNGQWTARDLRVGVTAQGESRAVALDNLDAVVEAVEGSGGHPPTDDEIRDLGVDPEVARSQDDELPDVLQ
- a CDS encoding universal stress protein, which gives rise to MASSLAVVMTGNDKEADLLETAANFSMCRDSDLLVLRLASPDEYEEVADTMETIGNVEHTSYGDDDIRDGLKNDAQKAAAEATDGMEMSTDVLLRVVDDDERADAILEVARENDCDHVFLVGQRRSPTGKALFGDVTQKVILNFEGEITLSME
- a CDS encoding DUF7333 family protein — protein: MSPMQTSTVAMVSGGLAVFGLVTLLVGVKHGEYRAGQ
- a CDS encoding valine--tRNA ligase; the protein is MSTDHDADTDDAPTPEPTLEGDYDPGEVEPRWQDYWVENDTYAYEEPETPDADTQFTIDTPPPTVSGDLHMGHLYQFTLQDFVARYHRMAKDTTYFPFGYDDNGIASERLTERELGIRHQDFERREFQEKCRDVCADYEAAFTDNVQSLAISIDWDNTYKTIEPRVQRLSQLSFLDLYEQGREYRQRAPTIWCPDCETAISQVEQEDKDKATTFNDIAFPLIEDGNGEADDGETLTISTTRPELLPACVSIFVHPDDDENQHLVGGTAEVPLFGQEVPIIEDDRVDLETGSGVVMCCTFGDQTDIEWYQAHDLELRIAIDESGTMTDRAGDYEGLRTEDAREEIIEDLDSEGYLLESRDHQHTVQVHERCEHEVEYLVTEQWYVEMLDRTDEYLDAGRQMEWYPEKMFSRYQHWIEGLEWDWCISRQRDSGIPIPVWYCEDCGEAIFADRDDLPVDPLSDDPPVETCPECGGDSFTPEEDVFDTWATSSLTPLINSGWDWDDDAQAFTFDNPELYPVNLRPQGHDIISFWLFHTIVKCYEHTGEVPFESVMVNGMVLDENREAMSKSKGNVVSPAEVLEEFPVDAARYWAAGTSIGDDFPFKENDLEAGERLLQKLWNASKLVDQLAPETDPDEPDELAAIDRWLLARLDEAVESLTEKLADYEFSKARDELRTFFWSTFCDDYLEIAKQRGDDSAAYTLTVAHRTFLKLFAPFLPHVTEEIWQARYADRTTSSIHTTDWPEPRGYEADIAAGEQAMAVIGALRRYKTEQGLALNADLDRVEVFADVTGFEEAISGAMHVEELTVSDESPEIGTEIADIDLDYATIGPKYGDQVGDIEAAIGQGDYEIDGDQLHAGDITLEDDAFEVREEHTYAGEGELIETEGDLAVVVRD
- a CDS encoding MATE family efflux transporter; its protein translation is MLAIAWPLVVFQLLNVAYNVTDTIWLGHYSADAVGALSIAWPLIFLFISIAGGFNSAGAILVAQYTGADSEGSAGRVTGNQFIFVVGMAVVLGVVGYLLSDQLLALLPSSPDTAARIIPMANDYMEVFYLGLPFLFAFFVFSTVMRGYGDTRTPMYVMAGSVGLNVIIDPILIFGFAGNPLFALPGLDAIGATLAELTSFSGLGIEGAAIATVSTRGLGAVVGIGLLFFRGFGPDVRLEHLRPDLDVIRDLVDLGLPTTAEQSAAALGMITMTAMVSMFSPAVVAAYGLTNRIGTIVFLPSMGLGRATNTMVGQNLGAEKPDRAERATWLAAKVAVGILLIAAVVAFVFPKPIVGVFLSTGTEDAAITLAFAATYLQVRAFEFGFMGLFQVMLGAFRGAGNTRIAMVLSIIALWLGRVPLVYLLAVDPGPLGPLGIWIGFAAGDILGGIVATLWFTRGTWKEAVIGETDGTGGEPLTEDGPRPAPD
- a CDS encoding DUF1405 domain-containing protein; this translates as MAGAGVGRRLEGVVARYFDVELPATSGRPPFVGPLPDWLEDLGLRLAWPIALLNLLGTLFGFWYYAGRPLNVASPLVEGQLGAAPPAAWPLIPDSPVATLLIGLSLIAWRLDVRANWLHVLAFFGCIKLGFWTPFVQLFLNGPEGIATWLYVFLITSHLAMGLEAFLIHRYATFSLPAITIAVGWYGLNDLVDYFWPVLEGPHHTWLRAEPYVNGVFDHTVAAHDLAAVAAVGLTILATVLALLTRRIQMRERNGRNA